A single region of the Neodiprion pinetum isolate iyNeoPine1 chromosome 5, iyNeoPine1.2, whole genome shotgun sequence genome encodes:
- the hob gene encoding protein hobbit yields the protein MTGLLAFILICLFLYCNFTWVIPRLLAWLVKRRYKIHLRVGHISLPYFILRDVTVTKNGFTVQIEEITVRSSLFSSDVAKLLAVVMRDVRINKDVPVQPSYPKKDYNKPLDFRNKKIPPIIITFVQFMAVHVENLSLLALGNGWLANGSAESLSLDGSVVHGTRTLLASAAVAGGAMKLLRHASDACLAQISFAGNIEATLKAQGELSVEKLYIGVTQTEGSGGAGLLQFFKDRKTLTPTEQSSKALDRFTGPLLARLAPMIPKNLTVKMGSSSVIAGREDGGRVGLEGMMKGLHVNARFQPAGPQLYLAVKLDGLSIRGKQPVLTLQTLSIDSRLEEDVLRIATQLHNLSVTFDYADWDTVLLSSSYDMSKPDVDLTSNKNFSWPGIRAITDLYGGNLFIKLPDSQEASCGLSHVKLSLDRIADKTMGWNTELSVESLRWTLDSEDEGAPGTSHRWGSPLYVGVFLATTRPNAVGVFLDELRAEWSPKLARFLEQSFKYYNQRRTLMHRQSNIPKQDEIQFNLKMRNCNLFFIAENELSVMVRMDSSSLEHNSDHFIAVAEGVCAITLDKDKPILCERAQALSSPFLALRKCKGAITNGSINLSLDGSSLAWSPNLHLRLLQLWHEAADFRTIAFTKQGETLTTDSVKTKRSMDLLATGGITLSIVISPRHFLELSLDELRWTAGEWRFNYLRAALDRADILTVEGVELIRISESEEVRLERANNEGFDLDWNTTWGLYIESCKACFPYEHQYTNAIQNELMSIRKWLDQIHARESMAEKQLPNDLVIKIKEWLFEVRDDPFEVRLRDNYELLEDEYKESLKRQAMLDSKVQELCRAHLLLPQGKVDELYASLNKKNAEIYVQRWKQMQRAGPVRTRLCAWTMQDLEIIILADPTIHGTEKAVKALREMDPESPWPEDGLEFSTLWVRGVSVKCTEWKLQLRDFPQPLLLVEGLSIWGRLAGAEALAPPRARRTVRIEVGAPWDDIVVERGMTSLKYYHDLNWDIDKFRYAFGPCWEPVIAQCNLSFEKIIHPSRDPSPPLPFWDKMRLSFHGRLTLCVKQLTILLHASLDPYNTTEEMELTWTGLELDWTLGRIIIKGDLDVCVRTASKYDDCRLLHLPNVRMSVKLAWVCLGDPRDHHAAIPCAPDRLPEYSSNQEHDSFRAFRSQNLNVSLALETKPTGSPTSTSAPIALLYGSTLRWFESLKFILSGATRPTRKGPLFKNIRPRKKQLSRHYRKVRLTLAFHRFHVSYWMSSSMQRGFEVTGGRVGCSSEHNLSLYPIDDGLRHRPRAEWSVIYMNCELSDAEIWLQRALQEEKESTPLRQKVEKYYCLSVARVSYGREAKIAGVYGDTPTHRLVVHDLRGAWTKTNRDVAFALFDSFIKSQQLKKNLSTAALKGFHREKNTSTPNKNRTRPVDGQSTPVQVTPSPVTKPQQGEAAGMLQRLIAEAANKPKAFSDDLSGQTRGQQLRGLAACHQDDVMHKNWLIALVNSQVLLKGIETRGYVILSAAKAEILQRVHRPVWRERTLVSKTTWVGSLECMQYYATVSANIDDNIDDNIMWLTLDNIQEKDSTVIAELPDVPALVGSGQSVGGVVSQTVGGGGGSQHQLQRIVSRCKCEFFYVGYGQSLDAGCLDEVPPPPGEEVSPWERKELSAADAFTLTHHDLDVCTNSLQYAMILDIVNNLLLYVEPRRKEALERLQRMRFQLQLHSVEDQKRPIQQLQNTVRGLVAKLRRLEKETHLFQKALAEEPSPELLEEKERLDARVYECKEQLNARAEELDVMLSCYKETTAPAAASTTVKDKPAAVARVAEICFKYAQWRLTDADGQLGIADLVLKNFLYTKTSKTDDSVEHLLELGYVIMTNLLPNQVYTEVLTPTELQSNMPVERQRALRVFCREKAPVAGISVKEHFEINVVPLTIGLTKKFFNTMLKFCFPERDPEGIEEPPAPQRDSSFYVPMERRDDVEKMKERADKNKLFIYIKIPEVPVRVSYKGNKEKNLEDVRDFALVIPTLEYHNVTWTWLDLLLAMKSDSRRVILSQAIKQKLQIKPRGPQQKAPPQEEDKARLLLGARHLPGDARKKGVFKFK from the exons atgacgGGGCTACTCGCGTTTATTCTCATCTGTCTCTTTCTCTACTGCAATTTTACATG GGTGATACCGAGACTACTGGCATGGCTCGTAAAACGTCGTTACAAAATTCACCTTAGAGTCGGCCACATTTCCCTGCCCTACTTCATACTGCGAGATGTTACTGTTACCAAAAATGGGTTTACTGTG CAAATCGAAGAAATTACTGTACGAAGCAGCTTATTCAGCAGCGATGTTGCTAAGCTGCTGGCCGTTGTAATGCGCGACGTCCGTATCAACAAAGATGTCCCGGTTCAACCTTCTTATCCAAAGAAAGATTATAACAAACCACTCGATTTTAGAAACAAGAAAATACCGCCGATCATTATCACGTTTGTACAG TTCATGGCTGTTCACGTCGAAAACCTGAGTCTTCTAGCCCTAGGGAATGGTTGGTTGGCCAATGGGAGTGCGGAGAGTCTAAGTTTGGATGGTAGTGTTGTTCATGGGACACGGACTCTTCTTGCatctgctgctgttgctggtGGGGCGATGAAATTATTGCGACACGCATCTGATGCTTGTCTGGCACAGATCAGCTTCGCAGGGAACATTGAGGCAACGTTAAAGGCACAGGGGGAACTGTCTGTGGAG AAACTATACATAGGCGTGACTCAAACCGAGGGGTCTGGGGGGGCAGGTcttctacaatttttcaaagatagAAAAACTTTGACGCCCACTGAGCAGTCTAGCAAAGCACTTGATCGTTTCACTGGACCACTGCTAGCTCGATTGGCTCCAATGATACCTAAA AATTTGACTGTGAAAATGGGGAGTTCTTCAGTGATTGCTGGGAGAGAAGATGGAGGGCGAGTTGGCCTCGAGGGAATGATGAAAGGACTGCATGTGAATGCCAGATTCCAACCAGCAGGTCCGCAATTGTACTTAGCTGTGAAATTGGATGGACTATCGATTCGTGGAAAGCAGCCAGTCTTAACTCTGCAAACACTGTCAATAGATTCTAGG tTGGAAGAAGATGTTTTACGGATAGCGACCCAGCTACATAATCTCTCCGTGACTTTTGACTATGCCGATTGGGACACAGTGTTACTCAGCAGTAGCTATGATATGTCAAAGCCAGACGTCGACTTGACGTCAAACAAGAATTTCTCTTGGCCTGGAATACGAGCTATAACCGATCTGTATGgtggaaatttattcattaaattACCTGACAGTCAAGAAGCGTCGTGTGGTTTATCTCACGTCAAACTTTCGTTGGATAGAATAGCAG ACAAGACCATGGGGTGGAACACAGAGTTGTCCGTCGAATCTCTAAGGTGGACTCTAGACAGTGAAGATGAAGGTGCTCCAGGAACTTCTCATCGATGGGGAAGCCCGTTATATGTTGGAGTATTTCTAGCAACAACGCGTCCAAATGCTGTCGGAGTATTTCTTGACGAACTGAGGGCAGAATGGAGCCCTAAGCTTGCAAGATTCTTAGAGCAAAGCTTCAA GTATTACAACCAGCGAAGGACATTAATGCACAGGCAGTCAAACATCCCAAAACAAGATGAGATTCAGTTCAAcctgaaaatgagaaattgcaatttgtttttcatagcTGAGAATGAAT taTCTGTAATGGTGCGCATGGATTCCTCGAGCCTGGAACACAATTCCGATCATTTTATAGCTGTTGCCGAAGGTGTATGTGCTATAACGCTAGACAAAGATAAACCAATCTTATGTGAACGTGCGCAAGCTCTTTCAAGTCCTTTCTTAGCCCTCAGGAAGTGCAAAGGAGCCATTACAAACGGAAGTATTAATCTCAGCTTGGATGGATCCAGCTTGGCTTGGAGTCCCAACCTGCATCTTAGACTACTGCAGCTTTGGCACGAAGCTGCAGATTTTAGAACGATAGCATTCACAAAACAGGGCGAAACTTTAACTACAG ACTCCGTAAAAACAAAGCGATCTATGGATTTATTAGCTACTGGTGGTATTACCTTGTCAATTGTGATATCGCCAAGGCATTTCCTTGAGTTATCTTTGGATGAGCTTCGTTGGACTGCGGGTGAATGGAGGTTTAATTACTTGAGAGCTGCGCTGGATAGGGCAGATATATTGACAGTCGAAGGCGTGGAGCTTATCCGAATTTCTGAAAGTGAGGAAGTCAGATTAGAAAGAGCGAATAACGAGGGCTTTGACTTGGACTGGAACACGACATGGGGCCTTTACATAGAATCGTGTAAAGCTTGTTTTCCTTACGAACATCAGTACACAAATGCCATACAAAATGAACTGATGAGCATCCGAAAATGGCTTGACCAAATTCATGCACGAGAATCTATGGCGGAAAAGCAATTGCCGAATGACCTAGTGATCAAA atcAAGGAATGGTTATTTGAAGTAAGAGATGATCCTTTCGAAGTTCGCCTACGAGACAATTACGAACTTCTTGAAGACGAGTACAAAGAAAGTTTGAAGCGACAAGCAATGTTAGACTCCAAAGTACAAGAGTTGTGTAGAGCGCATTTGCTCCTTCCTCAAGGTAAAGTAGACGAGCTCTACGCCAGTTTAAACAAAAAGAATGCGGAAATATACGTTCAAAGATGGAAACAAATGCAGCGAGCTGGTCCTGTAAGAACGCGGCTCTGTGCCTGGACTATGCAAGAtttggaaataataatattagcTGATCCGACGATTCACGGAACAGAAAAAGCGGTCAAGGCATTAAGAGAAATGGACCCTGAATCTCCTTGGCCCGAGGACGGTCTTGAATTTAGCACATTGTGGGTGAGAGGGGTCTCTGTCAAATGCACAGAATGGAAGCTACAGTTACGTGATTTCCCGCAACCACTGTTGTTAGTCGAGGGTCTAAGCATTTGGGGTAGATTAGCTGGAGCCGAGGCCTTGGCACCACCTCGAGCAAGGAGAACAGTTAGAATTGAAGTCGGAGCTCCCTGGGACGATATAGTAGTAGAGCGAGGCATGACGTCTCTGAAATACTACCATGACTTAAACTGGGACATTGATAAATTCAGATACGCCTTTGGACCTTGCTGGGAGCCTGTAATTGCTCAGTGTAATCTGAGCTTCGAAAAGATCATTCATCCCTCGAGAGATCCGAGTCCGCCACTTCCGTTCTGGGACAAGATGAGGCTTTCTTTTCACGGCAGATTAACGCTGTGCGTTAAACAATTGACTATATTGCTGCATGCCTCCCTAGATCCGTATAATACGACCGAAGAGATGGAATTGACTTGGACAGGATTGGAGTTGGATTGGACTCTGGGAAGAATAATAATCAAGGGTGACTTGGACGTCTGCGTTAGAACTGCAAGCAAATACGACGACTGTCGGCTTTTGCACTTGCCTAATGTCAGGATGAGCGTCAAATTGGCATGGGTTTGCTTGGGGGATCCTCGTGATCACCACGCTGCTATACCCTGCGCTCCAGACAGGCTACCAGAGTATTCTAGCAATCAGGAACATGATTCGTTCAGAGCTTTCAGGTCCCAGAATTTGAATGTCAGTCTTGCTTTAGAAACGAAACCAACCGGTTCCCCAACTTCAACCAGTGCTCCTATTGCGTTGCTGTATGGAAGCACCTTACGATGgtttgaaagtttgaaattcatactATCAGGAGCTACCAGACCAACGCGAAAAGGACCACTCTTCAAAAACATACGACCAAGGAAAAAGCAATTGAGCAGACACTACAGAAAGGTCAGATTGACACTGGCTTTTCATAGATTTCACGTAAGCTACTGGATGTCGTCCTCCATGCAACGCGGCTTTGAAGTTACAGGAGGAAGAGTTGGGTGCAGTTCAGAACACAATTTGTCACTCTATCCAATCGATGATGGTTTAAGGCACAGACCAAGAGCTGAATGGTCGGTGATTTACATGAACTGTGAGCTCAGTGATGCAGAAATTTGGCTGCAGCGAGCCctacaagaagaaaaagagagcaCACCACTCCGACAAAAGGTTGAGAAATATTACTGCCTAAGTGTTGCCAGAGTTAGCTATGGAAGGGAAGCCAAAATTGCCGGGGTTTACGGCGATACTCCGACACATAGATTGGTTGTACACGACCTGCGCGGAGCTTGGACGAAAACGAACAGAGACGTGGCGTTTGCACTGTTTGATTCGTTCATAAAGAGTCAGCAGCTTAAGAAAAATCTCTCTACTGCAGCTCTCAAAGGTTTTCAcagggaaaaaaatacttcaacACCTAATAAAAACAGGACTAGACCAGTTGATGGGCAGAGCACTCCAGTTCAAGTGACACCGTCACCAGTTACTAAACCTCAGCAGGGAGAAGCTGCTGGAATGTTGCAAAGATTGATTGCCGAGGCCGCCAATAAACCTAAAGCTTTTAGCGACGATTTATCTGGACAAACTAGAGGACAGCAGCTGCGAGGATTAGCCGCATGCCATCAGGATGATGTGATGCATAAAAATTGGTTGA tTGCACTGGTCAATAGTCAAGTCCTCCTGAAAGGAATCGAGACGCGTGGCTACGTCATTCTTTCTGCAGCAAAGGCAGAGATACTTCAGCGTGTTCACAGACCGGTTTGGAGGGAGAGAACGCTTGTTTCAAAAACAACGTGGGTCGGTTCTCTCGAGTGCATGCAATATTATGCCACAGTCAGTGCTAACATTGACGACAACATCGATGATAACATCATGTGGCTTACCCTCGACAATATTCAG GAAAAAGACTCAACTGTGATAGCGGAGCTACCAGATGTTCCGGCTCTTGTTGGATCCGGGCAAAGTGTTGGCGGAGTGGTCAGCCAGACTGTTGGAGGAGGTGGCGGGTCTCAGCATCAACTCCAAAGGATTGTCTCTCGCTGCAAATGTGAATTCTTCTACGTTGGTTACGGTCAGTCTTTGGATGCCGGATGTCTTGACGAAGTTCCACCTCCTCCAGGCGAAGAAGTTAGTCCTTGGGAGCGTAAGGAGCTCTCGGCAGCTGACGCATTTACATTGACGCACCACGATCTTGATGTGTGCACAAACTCGCTCCAGTATGCAATGATCCTAGATATTGTTAACAATTTATTACTGTATGTTGAGCCCAGGAGAAAAGAGGCTCTAGAAAGACTGCAGAGAATGAGATTCCAATTGCAGCTTCATTCCGTTGAGGATCAGAAACGACCCATACAACAGCTTCAGAATACCGTGCGGGGTCTAGTTGCAAAATTACGCAGATTGGAGAAGGAAACACACCTATTTCAGAAGGCCTTGGCTGAAGAACCGAGTCCGGAACTACtggaagaaaaggaaagattAGATGCAAGAGTTTACGAATGTAAAGAACAGCTCAATGCGCGTGCCGAAGAATTAGATGTTATGTTAAGCTGTTACAAAGAGACAACCGCTCCAGCTGCTGCCTCGACAACAGTAAAGGATAAACCAGCGGCAGTTGCTAGAGTGGCAGAGATTTGTTTCAAATATGCACAATGGAGGCTTACGGACGCTGATGGGCAATTAGGCATTGCCGATCTTGTTCTGAAAAACTTTCTTTATACCAAAACAAGCAAGACTGATGATTCTGTTGAACATTTGTTAGAATTGGGTTACGTCATTATGACAAATTTACTTCCAAATCAAGTTTATACTGAGGTACTCACTCCGACAGAACTCCAAAGTAACATGCCGGTAGAAAGACAAAGAGCTCTCAGAGTATTTTGTCGTGAGAAAGCACCAGTTGCTGGAATATCTGTAAAGGAACACTTTGAGATCAATGTTGTTCCTTTGACGATAG GGCTGACTAAGAAATTCTTTAATACCATGCTGAAGTTTTGTTTTCCGGAAAGAGATCCAGAGGGAATTGAGGAACCACCAGCTCCCCAGAGAGATTCCTCTTTTTATGTACCAATGGAACGGCGGGATGATGTagaaaagatgaaagaaaGAGCCGATAAGAATAAACTCTTCATCTATATAAAAATACCAGAAGTCCCTGTTCGAGTTTCCTACAAG ggtaacaaagaaaaaaatttggaagatGTGAGAGACTTTGCATTGGTCATACCTACCTTGGAATATCACAATGTGACTTGGACGTGGCTGGACCTGTTACTGGCAATGAAGAGCGATTCCAGACGAGTTATCTTAAGCCAAGCAATAAAACAGAAGCTACAAATTAAACCGAGAGGTCCTCAGCAAAAGGCACCCCCGCAAGAGGAAGACAAGGCCCGTCTTCTACTTGGAGCCAGGCATTTGCCGGGTGATGCACGTAAAAAAGGTGTCTTTAAGTTCAAGTAA